TATGGAAATCCTAGGATGATAACAATTTAGAAGCATATCACGATAGACTGGTTGTAATCGAGCTGAGTCGAGCCAAGTCAGTCTTTGGCTTTTCGAGTTCGGCTCGATTCAAAATATTCGAGCTTGACTCGATAAATTAAACTCTTAACTCGAGTTTGAGCTTGTCCCACAAATGAGTTTGAGTCGAGccaagctcgagctcgagtttgagctcaaattatttatttttttattttttgaataaaatttaataattaataaattaaataaaaaataaaagatttaatattaaatttatataacttacaagtagaacctctattgaattataaaattttaaaaaagtttataaataattaatatataactagttgatatttatccaaaattataatctattacatgcatacatataatattaatacatacacttaatatgatagtatatatctatttcatatatgattctcacgcattagtatatgaaattattaaattttatcgactaattattatacaaattgtaaaatatacctatgaagcATATTCACTATAAagacataaataattagattacatattatatatttaattataaaagtagtatgcttatattattaattaatacatatatatgtatatatacataggtgtatgtatatatttattaatatataaatgagttttaatcgagttgaGCTAATAAATCGACTCAAACATACACGAGCGAGAATTAACGAACTTTAACCGAGTCAAATCAAGTTTTGTCAGATATGTGTCATTTACGAATCGAGCGCGTATCTACTTTCACGaacgaactttttttttcacgaaTCAAGTTCGATTCGAATTTAACCGAACGAACTATcgaacagactggttcatttatagTCCCAACGGATAGTGATGCAAGTCTTTCTATAGGACTGAAGCGAGGTCAAAAGTCCCAAGGCCAATGCCCATAGCGACGAAGAGTTGGTTTAAGGACTTGGAAAGAGGCCTTGTATTAAAATCCCTACGCCATTAAAGGCCGATAGTTTGCCCTATCGGCAAAGACCAGTAGCCAAGTTAACTTGTGATGCAACCAAGTCTTTTGGGCATGATGGCAGAGACCCAAGAAGACCTTTCCGGCACctctttttaccattttttttttttttaaaggtagcTCATCCCCAGTTAAGGAAGCGGTGTCCAGCACAATTGGGAATGTCACTCATGCATTCAATTTTCTGTATGACTTTCTGCCAACCAGAATATCAAACAGCAACATCAGCGACATGGGGTAATATCAATATGCATGGAAGAGATTGCGGTTTTCTAACAGTACCATGTATAGAGATAATTGTACAACTCAAAAAGTTCCCTTAAAATTCTTTTGGTTTTGGCGGCTCCCTCTGTTCTTTAATCCCTCTAGTCAGCTCTCTTAACTTCCAAGTTCCATGGTTTGACTGAGATTCATTCTCTCTTTGTACTCTTTCAATTCTCTCTTGTATCGTTCTTTGTCCTTCAACCCAATGTTCTGGTAAACCTACAAGAAAACATCACAATCAAATGAAATTCaagtattcaaaacttttacTGATCTCAAAGATTAATCATGATTAATATCAGACAGATTTCATTCTACCATGCAAGACAAATGATTCCACAAAAGAATAACCCAAAAAAAGTTAGCATTGTGTCTCATTACCATCCTTTCTTCTGGGCTGAGGTTGCTCCATGACTCACCGATCATCTTTGTGAACTCCCTCTCTCTGTTTGGGTACAAAGCTTTGAGCTTGTAATGCTTCTCTGCAAAGAAGAAATTATAGCCACTGCGATTCGGTTTTGGGTAGTTGGGGTCTCCCCTTCTTCTACTTCTCCGACGACGACGACTTGAGTGGCAAGGATTATGAGTGTATGGTACAATGGCACTGTTAGATTCAGGAACAGAGACTGAAGAATCTGGCTGCTCCGGATGGTAAAGTACTCCTCTAAGAGTCTCAGAACCCAATTTCACAGATACCAAATAACCACAATCGAACTTCCCTTCAATTGTTCCAGTAGCTGAGAAGCATGAAGGGCCTGTAAGATAGGAAACAAATAGTGATATAAACACAATAAGTTCTGCCGATATCTCAGCTCATCCAATCAAATTCAAAGCAAAGCTTAATTCAGAGATTACAAACTTGAAACTATGACTTCCCATAACAGTTCATGGTAAGAAATTCATCTTTGAGAATTGGGCAGTCACAGcaaataataatcatttcattttgCTCGCATATCAGCTAGAAGAAGCAAGATCCACTCTTACTATATGAACTCAGAAAATCACAATATGTTGCGCAAAAAAGTAATGCTACTCTTCATCTTTAATTTCGTCAAAGTTGACCACTTAATAAAAGCCACTCAAAATGCAACACACCAGCCAGTTTGACTTGGAAAACAAAGTTCAGGATGAAGGAACATTCCTCTATGAGTAATTATGGCACAAATCTCCATTTAATcagccccgtttggatgttgagctgagttgaaatgagttgagttctttatgaataatagtgagttgaaatggtgGAGTAAATTTTGTGGggcccacttaagatgagtttagatatatttatgagaagttgaacaAGGTGGTCGGTCCCgcatgtaaagaggtgttggagttgaaaaaggttgtgggacccacgtgtaaaaaagttttgagttaagataagtttattgatttgaaagttaggtatttatatgttaaatgcagcttaaaattagactgaactgagttgatcacAGTTCAGTCCAAATTCCAATCAGGGACTTTGGACCATGAGTTGAAAGATATCGACTTTTCAACTGATATTGAAACTAAACTCATTCTCAACATTTGGAAGACGACAGCCTCATATTTTCTTAGTATAAGATAGTAATGGGACCCAGCGCAAAGGGAGAGTGAGAAATCACTAAGATAGACATGCACATCAAGCATATCCTAAAATCAAAAATAGGTTAACCACGCAACCCGCTTGGTGTCccataaattaaacaaaacattttGTGGCAGGgaaattaaacccaacaacacATATGTGTGGTGTGGTTGACATTCACTTTATCCTCTTGTCTTAATTATCCATGAAGTGAAATAAAGATAATGGAAAGACCAGCTTGCATTAATATCCAAGGAAAATCGTGAAATTAATGATGAGAAATATGATAATACCTTCAGTAAGTGGTTCCACATAATCTGTAGTCGTTTTGGGGGAATATGCCACTAGAGCCAATTCAGGTCTCCACAAAGGGTTGCTTGCAGGAAATGGAACTGGACAAGAataaaattgacaaaaaaacATAGAGCATAAAGAGCAGAAAAGATATCGGATCAAGAAGCAATAATCAAGGACAAGATCAAGGAACAAAAGTGCCTCTTAAAACAAAGGAcatgaaaaaacacaaaaaataggATGTAAAAAGGATCAACTACCTGTTGGGGTAAACACAGGACCCTGTAGCTTAAAAAAGTAAACCTGCTCATAATGGTAAAGAAGACCAAAGTAGTGTTTCCTCAGTACAAAAGAAGCGCTCGTTGTTGTTGGAGAGAACCTGAAAATATTACCCACTTCCCTCCATTTCTTCTCAGCAACAACCTACACGTTTGTTTCCCCTCTCAGCCGGAAATCCAAATGCACTCCAAAGTAAGACtgaatttattggattttttacATTGAAGGGATTAGACAAAACCGAACCTTTTCGTAACCGCCTCTTTTTGTAACCTCTGCATAAAGAATGTGCAAATCTAGCTCCTTGCCCCCAATCACAGGAATCCTTAAGAATACCACAGGGAGAAATAAAGGAGGATTAAAGAACACAAACGCATGAATCAAAccttaaattaataaaaatacaaacaaggttcaaatagaaaagaagagttttatttgtttaatcCCATTTGCATAGATCCCATGAAAATCGCATAATCAGCTATCTAATGTTACAGTATTCGATGTGGCAATCCCCGAATATAATAACCGACAGAAGAAGGGggggaaaagaaacaaaaaggctTACATAAATTTGGTGGTCATCATAAAATGGAAGCGCCTCAAAGTGTCCCAGAAGACTATAGGGTCGCTGACAACATCCTCATGGGAGGCAAGTGGAGCAGGGTAATGCTTACCCTCCACTCCATTCCAGCCCTTGTTTCTCCCTCCCGGCGACATTTTTCACGGTCGCCGGTAAATCAATGAAGCAATAATGAAGAGTCAAAAAGACAGTGACATATATTAATGACGACAATAAATAAAGATGATTTCTAAGATAAGATCGTAGTTAAGGGGCTGTAAGTCTGGCCGAAGTTGATTTAAGAAGAGGGTTGGCCGCGTGGGGGGAGGAACGGTTACGCAAAGTTGGCTTTTTGtgccattttttaaaagaacgcCAAAGCTCTGTTGCGAAGTCCTAatgcttatttatttttcacagGCTACGTTCATAATTACACGCCACTACTCTCTCCTCGCTATCTCACGCTCTTTCTCGTGGCACTCGAAGTCTGACATCTCTGCAGCTGCATGACCAGACCAGTGAtgaccctctctttctctctctttctctttctctccaaACGTTGACATGCAATTGGGCTTCTTGTTCTGATAGCGTCTGAAAGCGTATCTTTAGGGTACATTTGGTGGTAGATATCTGAGGAAACTTTAGGGGGTTGATATAGTGTGTGTGTGCGCACTCGAGTGTACTGCTGCGCAAGTTACAGAACGGTATGTGTATCATCAGGCTTGGATCAACAATGGCTTGTTTGGACGCTGGTTAATCGTTCTGTGGATCTGCTTTTTATCCGGTTTCTATGGTAGATCATCTTTTTATCCATCGAAACATGTTTGGGCCTCCCATACATGAGCTTGACTGGGTGGTTTGAGATAGCTTACTTGgaaaatccttttattttgtttcacaTGTATATTTGCTGACTCTGAAAATCACGTGGATGGAACACAACACGATTATCTagtcttttttctttaagattGGCTGGACTTGAAAGACCCAGACAGGGATTAGTTGCCTAAACTCACATGTAGAACCAATAATAATGGTCTGGTTTGTGAAATCACTTCTTCAAGCTGTAAAGACAAacccttttaattaattatctgaCTAAATTCAATTCTCGAATTTGAAgagtaataaatatatcatttgagCGTTATAATGTTTAATTATGTCCATAAAACAGCTTTGAACAATTTGAACTTTAGTATTTAATGTTGTGTTTACGTTAGATCATTGAATTCACTCAAAACGTTTGGAAAGAATCTCAATAGGTAAATGCAATGATATCCAATCGCGTTCGAGGATCccatgttttaaagaaaaatagacaCGTTATCATTATGTGGGTCCACaacattttaatattgttttgatgGGATTTCAGATAGATAAGCATCCTCTCTATTTTAAGTAAAATGAGCCGTATCTATTTAGTGTAAAATagtcttttaatcattttatttatccaaataatataagaagattaaaatatttcatattttactcTAAacgaatattattaattttagaaaatcgatttgtacaaattttaaatagatatatatcactaaatatcacataaatttttataaaaaaataaatctcatcttaaaaaaatataaaaaaaatttattactgtgacctttttttataaaggatttatatttaatattactcttataatattttaggtGAAGTAGAGAGAAAGTGTGACCTTCGTATGAGCATGTGATGTTGTCTTGACAAAGTCAAGGGGTGGCTTCCAAGGACACCCTACCAAATCCAGGGATGCAAAATGAACCTTGATTGAAACAATTGCCATAGTCAATGAGCCATGACTAGTGGCCTCGATGGCATGGCCATGCCTTGGGCCGCCCAAGTGGCTTTGATTCTGCGTAGGGTTGTTCAGTGTTTTTAATCCATTTTTGGATTCCAAATATTTCCTATTAAAGTGACCAAACATTTTTGTACTTTTCACCTTACTAGTTGTGAGGGACGTGCGATGCACGTTTTCGTAGTGACTAATAtctataaaatgtaaaaataatatgttatttaatgtacataacagaaaaataaattttaataagaattataatgataacaaaatgttatattaatatgagtaatatgaaaattaaaagattttggatattttagcgataatttttttagcaaaatatatgaattgtagaatttAACCACACTACTCAATGACTCAGGAAgcactaaaaaaatcattttatctaaataattttagttaattaagaatattatgagatttaaattatattaaaaactctaattatttatgtaacaccccgtattttagtgtatttttactgaaagaattatttttatgtaattaaaataatttctcttattttaaattggttggatttttagtgagtttatttctatgattttaattggtggaaattaatttttatgtgctttcttaatatttatttattgttgtgcatttaaattgtttttcatatttaattaattaccgtgggatttaattatttcaatttgactttaccattacgtttaaattatttcatttaacttgtggttttaaaatcgtttccgttggatcattttcgtcacccaagttatgaggattggacctcatttcttttccctctatttttcttttccttttctttttcttttcttcttttcttttttttctttttctttttctttttcttctcccggtttcctccccggggtgcgcgagttctctctctctctctctctcgccgtgcgtggcttcctccccagcccgccgccgtgcgccgacggtggtcgacaccgcccggctccaccgctccccctgccgccggcgatcacctccctccatttccagctcctccatcgtcgccgttaaccaccacgaacccattgaagccacggcgttccatgcaccactgcgccgccgtcgcgccacctccggccaccatcttcctaccacttcatccccggcctcttggcaacccattggacccaaccccagctccgatccgtcaccggtgaagccccaccaagtccatctccgatttgcacttttcgggcctaaaaccgccccttgcgccgccacccacggcaaaccaccaccaccactagcttcaccgacctccctaggccctaccctatcaatcttgggtcttcgtttgtcatcgttgaaaagttggtatttgtgacccacggccacagtgtattttacactgtggtgttgctcaaacgtcgcctttttcaactttgcgatcctcggaaaattattatattgcactgtaagtatttctccaaagaactttcgtaatttaaatgtatttttgcactaacccatttcactgtgtttttggcatgccggactgagtccgaggagttcgggggtcggatggatttgtgattggagttgtttggttgattggatatttgttgttgatgggttgtttggatattgtgttggtacatgtgcatttcattatttcatgcatgatcatgtttgtaaaagaaaactgggttttcgtgtattgcattcatgttcatgtgctttgaaaagctatgattttatgtgagaatatttttggtgcgtgtgtatcacgaccccaagccgagatggggcattaactcggtggagctcctctggttactcgggagcggaatatactgagtaacgtcccctgggttgtcgccgggcgacaatgggatcggacgagatggtctcgtgccgactccgtggtccttctgctggcggggactagaggatgtctggccacgtacgcgctgggcgcggaactgggcatcgctcgttgtgtagtgtgagtgcttggccacgtacgcgctgggcgcggaactgagcaccgctgcgaagccaggacgtgcggatggtccataggggagaccatggtgcatatggaaataatgcatggtgcatttgggattaatgcactattttctgggaaaatagtgcgagttgatttttgggtaaatcattttctgggaaaatgttttacggataatttggaccaaaatggaattttggtgtgtgttggaaatttatcattttcggggaaaatgatgttttgtggaaaaatgcatgttttcatgtgcatgcatgttagttgcatttaatgcattttgtattacattgttgtttgggttatacttacctgcgagaccattttgtggtgtcgcagattttgatgctgatgaggaggaggagggcgagcctgaggagacggctccgcctgaggagtgatctgggatcactcgtttgtacatttaaaactattgtaaattattttatggatgactgtataactgctatttaaatctttactgatgtttgattgtaattaaatcctggtacttagttgactatccgctgcgttattttatttgaacactgttgcatgtacacacactggcacttcgttgggatgtgtgaccgtgttgtcaccatcctggcgtctcgatccctgtgtatttttataagggggattgggggcgccacaggtggtatcagagcagttcggctctgggtaaaaccacatgtcccttaggatagtaccagagaattatttttattattattctaaaataataaaatttttgtttaagtggtgtaagttaagttatttattttatattatgagtttattgctattttattttatgttaattgatgttatttgatttatttgattttattgctttaattagtgtttacccttggttgagtatggttttattggctttatttattttattgtataataattctgttgtttatttattttattgtataataatttcattgtttatttatttatttgtatgtcattttaatttaattgttttattttatggcggattattttattgttatatttattttat
This genomic interval from Juglans microcarpa x Juglans regia isolate MS1-56 chromosome 4D, Jm3101_v1.0, whole genome shotgun sequence contains the following:
- the LOC121260908 gene encoding high mobility group B protein 9 isoform X2; this translates as MSPGGRNKGWNGVEGKHYPAPLASHEDVVSDPIVFWDTLRRFHFMMTTKFMIPVIGGKELDLHILYAEVTKRGGYEKVVAEKKWREVGNIFRFSPTTTSASFVLRKHYFGLLYHYEQVYFFKLQGPVFTPTVPFPASNPLWRPELALVAYSPKTTTDYVEPLTEATGTIEGKFDCGYLVSVKLGSETLRGVLYHPEQPDSSVSVPESNSAIVPYTHNPCHSSRRRRRSRRRGDPNYPKPNRSGYNFFFAEKHYKLKALYPNREREFTKMIGESWSNLSPEERMVYQNIGLKDKERYKRELKEYKERMNLSQTMELGS
- the LOC121260908 gene encoding high mobility group B protein 9 isoform X1 — protein: MSPGGRNKGWNGVEGKHYPAPLASHEDVVSDPIVFWDTLRRFHFMMTTKFMIPVIGGKELDLHILYAEVTKRGGYEKVVAEKKWREVGNIFRFSPTTTSASFVLRKHYFGLLYHYEQVYFFKLQGPVFTPTVPFPASNPLWRPELALVAYSPKTTTDYVEPLTEGPSCFSATGTIEGKFDCGYLVSVKLGSETLRGVLYHPEQPDSSVSVPESNSAIVPYTHNPCHSSRRRRRSRRRGDPNYPKPNRSGYNFFFAEKHYKLKALYPNREREFTKMIGESWSNLSPEERMVYQNIGLKDKERYKRELKEYKERMNLSQTMELGS